The sequence below is a genomic window from Bacillota bacterium.
GCCGGGCTCATGTCGCAGGGCCGTGTACTAACGCAAAGATTCTGAGAAACGCATCTCTGGGACGGGGCTTGAAGTCCGGAGAATGCCCCATTCTACGACGACTTCGATGTCATGCGGCGCATCTAGGTTCACCTGCGGGCGGCGGTCTTCGTCTGAGTCTCGAGATCATCGACCGCTGGCGGAGAGGGGGAGTGGACCGCTTACGGGTCAGGAACGGGTGACGACTCGGCTCACCCACTGCATGACGGCTTCGGCATGCCTTAGGGCGCGCGCGTAATCGCCAGCATCGACTGGTTCCCAGTCGCCTGGGTATCGAGTCATCACGGCGCAGTCCGAGAGAAATGCTGCTTCTTCCACCTGACGCTGGATAGCGATGCCCCCATGATCGCGGACGAAGCTAAGAAGGTGGCCGATGGGACGTGTTCAGATGTTCTTCCGGACTTCGCCCGCGCTAAGTTGCTTCGCGCTCTTCGCATCCAAAGGTCATAGGCGTCAGTGCTCATACAGCACACGCCCCTTCAGCGCTTCTCCGTAGATGAACCCAGGCACGTCGCGGTACTGCCCAGCTCTCTCGGGTGATGCCACGACCACGTCCACTGGAGCTGGGATTCCCACAAGTTCACGATAGGTTTTGTGGGCAAGCTCTCGCCTGTGGTACTCTCCAGCCTTCAACACAAGAATATCATAGTCTCGGTCTGCAGCCTGCCCGCCCTGAGCTCTTGAGCCGAACAGAATGATCTTGTCTGGATTTGCGGCTCGCACGATTCTGTCCACGATACTCTGCAGCACATCCTCCATGTGGGTCTACCCCCCGACAGGATATTGCCGATACAGAGGCCAATTGCTTACGGTCTGCGGGCCGGACATGGTTCCTCTCTTCGCCGCATAAGGGCTGATTCCTCCGAGATCTGGTGAGAGGGCAGATCTACGCGACTGACTCAGTGTCTCAACTGCCCACCTTGCACCCCTGACCGTATTAGGTCATGATCATATTGGGTGTTGTGGCCCGGCTGCGCGTCGAACATGAGGCCGAGGTCGCGCGCAGCGAGTCTATCATAAATGGAGGGCCGTATAGCATATGGGCCAACCGTTTTCTGGTACAGATGAATACAGCATGTCCCCCGATCTCGCTGAGCAGAGCGCCGAGACCGACTACGGCTTCGTAGTAGCACAGATCGGCCGGGAGTTGGGAATTTCCCTTCAGCGCATAGAGACTGTGATCCGCCTGTTGGACGAGGAGAACACCATACCATTCCTCGCTCGGTACCGAAAGGAGCAAACGGGGGGCCTGGACGAAGAAGTCCTCAGGACCATCGCCTCTCGCGTCGAGTATCTGCGGAACCTGGTCATGCGCAAGTCCGAGGTGTTGCGGCTGCTGGGGGAGCAGGGGGTTCTGACGCCCGAGATTCAGCAGGCATTGGAGGCGGCTGAGACTCTTCAGCGCGTGGACGACATCTACCGTCCTTTCCGGCCCAAACGCAGGACGCGCGCAAGCATCGCCAAAGAACAGGGGCTGCAAGCGCTTGCTGAATGGCTCCTTGCCAGACCCACGGAAGGCGATCCGCTTCAACAGGCCTCAGGCTTCGTAGACGCGGAGAAGGGCATCGAAACCCCGGAGCAGGCGTTGGCGGGCGCCGGGGACATAATCGCCGAAATGCTGGCTGACGACCCTGAGGTGCGCGCATGGGTGCGCCAATGGACGGCGAGAAACGGTACCATAGCGAGCGAGGCCATTGATCCGGGTCTACGCAGTCCCTATGAGTTGTATTACGATTACCGTGAGCCCGTAAGCAGGATCCCGCCACATCGGGTCTTGGCAATCAATAGGGGTGAGCGGGAGAAGGCCGTGCGGGTGCAGATCGAGGCGCCGGAAGGGCCGGTTCTAGCTTACCTTGAGCGCTGGCTAACCCGTACGGGTCCTGAAGCCAGTCCGGCTGACCCGCAGCTTGCCGTTGCAGCCAAGGACGCCTACAATCGCCTGCTGGCGCCGGCAGTGGAGCGTGATGTCCGAAACCAGCTCACCGAAGCCGCCGAGGCGCAAGCAATTCGCGTGTTTGCGGCTAATCTGAAAGCGCTGCTTCTCACGCCCCCGATCCGGGGAAAGACGGTGATGGGCATCGATCCGGCATACCGGACCGGGTGCAAGATCGCAGTCGTGGACGCCACTGGCAGATTGCTGGAGGTCGCGGTGGTATACCCGACTCCCCCGCACAACCGGATTGAAGAGGCCGGGAGAACCCTGCTTCAGATGGTAGACCGCCATCGCGTGGACGTGATCGCCATCGGGAACGGTACGGCATCTCGGGAAACTGAAGCCTTTGTGGCGGGGCTGATCCCGAAGGCTGCGCGCGCTCTAACTTACGTGGTCGTAAACGAAGCAGGTGCATCGGTGTATTCCGCATCCCCGCTCGCCCGGGATGAGTTCCCGGACCTCGATGTGTCCGAGCGCAGCGCTGTCTCTATCGCGCGCCGACTGCAGGATCCCTTGGCTGAGCTGGTCAAGATCGATCCCAAGTCCATCGGGGTGGGACAGTATCAGCATGACGTCGCCGAAAAGGAGCTGGCCCGCGCCCTGGCTGCGGTTGTGGAGTCCGCCGTGAACAGCGTGGGCGTGGACCTCAATACCGCCTCGGTCTCCCTTTTGTCGTACGTATCGGGTCTTAGCGCCGCCGTGGCAGGGAACATCGTCAAGAAACGAGAGGCCGAGGGACCCTTCTCCAATCGCAAAGATCTTCTCTCCGTCCCTCGTCTGGGCCCCAAGACCTTCCAGCAGTGCGCTGGGTTCCTTCGGATCGCCGACGGGGACAATCCCCTAGATTACACGCCAATCCACCCGGAATCGTACTCCGCAGCCCAACGTCTGCTGGCCGAGCTCGGATTCTCGGTACATGATGTCGTCGGACCCAATCGGCCGCAAGTCTGCGACGCTCTTGCGGGTTTGGATGCCTCAGCCTGGGCCAAACGACTTGGTATCGGCGAACCCACTATGAAAGACATAATCGAGGCCCTGCAGCGACCGGGCAGGGATCCCCGTGACGAGCTTCCTCCGCCGATCCTGCGCACCAACGTGCTTACCCTGGATGACCTGCATCCAGGCATGACACTTGAAGGCACGGTTCGCAACGTAGTGGATTTTGGCGCCTTCGTGGACATCGGGGTGCACCAGGACGGGCTTGTGCACAGGTCCGAGCTGTCCGAACGGTTCATCAGCCACCCCTTGGAGGCTGTCAGTGTGGGCGACATCGTGAAGGTGCGGGTTCTAGCGGTGGATAAGGAAAGGAATCGGATATCGTTGTCTATGCGCAACGGCACTTAGCTCATGACGAGTAAGGATGGTTGCATACGATGCGTCGAAGGACTGGGGTGCGCGGTGACGAATACTGAGCAGTGCGACCCAGATACTGGCCAATTGGAGGTCAAGTCACATGGGCGGGTCCATCATCACATGTCAACCATGTCGCGATGTTCTGACCGATCACACGTCGAAAAACCCTGTGATCCCTGCCGTGAGGAGTCTGGGCGATCTCGAGTATGCTGCAGAGTGCGATGCCAAGCTGGTGTTTCTCGTAACCGGCTCAGTCCTGGACCTGACCGACATCGCAACCCGGTCCCTTGAGCTGGGCCAAAGCCTATTCTGCCATCTAGATCTGATACAAGGTATCGGGAAGGATCGGCCGGGGATCAAGTGGCTTGCCAGAGATTTCGGGATCGCTGGCATTCTGACGACACGGAGCTCCCTGGTGAAGTACGCCAAGGACGAAGGGCTAATGGCTATTCAGCGTCTGTTCCTGTTCGATTCCGGGTCGCTCAAGACTGGCCTTGCGGCGTGCTCGGAATGCAAGCCCGATGCTGTGGAGATCTTGCCGGGGATCGTGCTGCCTGCTGTAGTTCATAGGTTGCCCATCAGCCGAATCCCGCGGTTTATTGGAGGAGGGCTGATCGAGACCCCGTCAGAGGTTGATGCTCTGCTGGCAGCAGGCGCAATCGGGGTTTCCGCGAGCAAGAAGGCCATATGGAAATGCCGGCGCCGGTAGACGGACGGGAGCCGAAAGAAACTCTTACGTAGTAGAAGGAATTTCCGGGCATCTGGCGAACCAATAGCAGCAGGCACGTCGACGCGAAAGCGAACCAGGCTTACATTGTCCCCACGCGTGTGGGGGTGAACCGGGTCCTGGCTTGGAGAGTAGGAGAAGGCCAGACGGAGAGTGGCTACTTTTCGTTGTCTGGCCTTCTCGTTATTGTCTAGAGGCATGAATGATCCGCCGTGTTGAGCGTAGGTGACGATGCGTGCCACGAGTCGGCACACGAAGTGCGGAATCGGAAGGAGGTGGGCCCGGGAGAACCTGTGCGGTGTTGCCAGAGACCAGTGTAGATCAGATGGCGCACTGATACCGATCAAGACGAGGAGGGTGAAGAGAAATGTCGTCAAGACGAACGCTGTCCAGTATCCTGCTGGCCGCTGCCCTGCTCATGTTGGTCTGCCTCTCCGCCGGCGCGGCGCCAAAGCTCATTCGCCTGACCTTCTACTACCCGGTAGGGGTATCCGGCCCACTGGCCACTGTCATCAACAAGTACGTAGAAGAGTTCAACACAGCTAACCCAGACATCGAAGTGATTCCCGTATACACCGGCGACTACGACCCCACGATGCAGAAAGTCCAGACCGCAGTGATGGGGGGCAACCCTCCGGATGTGTTCATTGTAGAGATATCGGAGCTGCCCACCCTACTTGCGATGAACGCGTGCGAGCCCCTGGATAAGTGGGTTTCCAAGGAGTACCTCGCTGACTTCTTTCCCGCCTTTCTTCAGAACAGCTACTCGGAGGACGGACGTATATGGGGCATACCTTTCCAGCGGAGCACTCCCGTCTTCTACTGGAACAAGGCCGCGTTCAAGGAAGCTGGCCTAGATCCGAACGTTCCTCCTCGCAACTGGAGAGAGCTGGAGGACTACGCGAAGAAGCTGGTGAAAGCTGACGCGGCAACCGGGGAGGTAAAGCGGTGGGGTGTCACGATATCTGGCGGTTGGAACGACTGGCTATTTGAAGCCTTCGTCATACAGAACGGAAGCAGCCTTCTGGACTACATCAACCACAAGGTCACTCTAAACTCTCCCGAAGCAGTTGAAGCGCTGGAATTCTGGGTTCGTCTCACTCAGGAACTCAAGGTTGCGCCACCCCACAGCACTTGGGCATCCACCCCGACGGACTTCGTGTCGGGAAGAACTGCGATGCTGTACCATTCCACGGGGATTCTCACGTTCGTTCGGACTTCAGCCCCGTTCGAGTACGGAGTGGCTTTCATGCCGGCGAAGAAGAGTTATGGCGCGGCGGTCGGCGGCGGGAACCTCCACATAGCGCGTGGGATCCCGGACGAGAGGAAACAGGCAGCCTGGAAGTTCGTTCAGTTCCTTACGACTCCGGAGATGGCTGCCAGATGGAGCAGGGATTCAGGGTATGTCGCCACCAGGCAGTCCAGCTATGAGCTGACCGAAATGAAGCAACACCTGGCCAAGTACCCTGAGTATGCTGTGGCGCGCGAACAACTTGCTTATGCCCGCGGCAAGATGATGAGTCCGGTCTTCCAGAAGATCAGAGAGATAGTCAAGACTGCGTTGGATGAAGCCACTGGTGGGAAGATCACCCCGCAGAAGTCGCTTGAAAGAGCTCAGCAGCAGGCAGAGCGACTCCTGGGCAACTGGGTGGTCAAGTAGGCCATACGCGCCTGGCCGGGCGGCTTACAGCCCGTCCAGGCGCCCCTCCTGCGCTATAGCCGTGTGGGCGCGTCAGATATGGAGGTGCATGTGGATTGCACGATAGGTTCCACCGCGGCAGGCTGAGCCCGTATCTGTACCTGTTCCCCAGTCTTCTGCTCCTGGGTGTGTTTACGTACTACCCCATTCTCTACTCGCTATGGGTCAGTTTCATGAGATGGGACATATTCAGTCCCAAGCCGGTGTTCTGCGGCATCGAGAACTATGCGGCCTTGTTCAGAGACCCTGTGTTCTGGCTGGTTATGAAGAACACTCTCGTGTACACGGTCGGCACGATTCCGATAACGATGGCGCTTGCGTTGATAATGGCGATCTTGCTCAACGAACGCATTGGATGGATGCGCGGAGTGTATCGGGCGGCCTGTTTCTACCCAACAATGGTCCCCGCGGCCGCTGCCGGGATGCTGTGGGTGTGGCTTCTGAATCCTGGGATAGGGCTGGTCAACTACTACCTGAGGAAACTCGGGGTGCCGACGGTGGAATGGCTGTACGATATGAAGTGGGCCCTTCCCGCTCTTATGTTGGTCTCTATCTGGAAGAACTTCGGTTACTACATGCTCATCTACCTTGCCGGACTTCAGGCAATACCCGGAGAGCTCTACGAGTCGGCAGATATCGAAGGCGCTTCGTTTTGGGCAAGAATACGCTACATAACTGTCCCGCTTCTGGGGCCCACGACCGTGTTCGTCGTGATAGTGAGCGTGATCAACTCGTTCCAGGTCTTCGACCTCTCTCACGTAATGACCCAGGGAGGGCCGGCCGATCGAACTAATGTGTTAGTGTACTACATATACCAGAACGCGTTCAGGTTCTGGAACATGGGGCAGGCCTCTGCGTTGACCGTGATTTTCGTGGCTCTACTTCTCATCATAATCATGACTACAATGCGGTCACTGGAGAAGAGGGTTCACTATGAAGTCTAGTCGAGGGCTGATTTCTGGGTTCGAGAAGGCGTTTCGTCTCATAGGCATCAACAACTTGCATCTACACCTGATGCTGTTGTTCGTCTCGTGCATCACTATGGCGCCATATCTCTGGGCACTTTCCACGTCCCTCAAACGGAGGATAGATGTGTTCACCCCCGTCCCCATGTGGATCCCGCGGCCAGTTTTCTTCGGCAACTACCCTCAGGTGTTTTCGATGGCGCCATTTGCCATCTACCTCGTAAACACGATCATAGTCGTGGCAGCTATTCTCCTGGCACAGGTTCTTACCACCACTCTCGCCGCGTACGTCTTCAGCCGGATGAAGTTCCGAGGAAGCCACATCCTATTTGCTCTGTTCCTCATTCAGATGTTGTTGCCGGTCCACGCCATCATCGTGCCGAACTACCTGACCATGCGCAGCCTCAAGCTTCTAGACACTCGGTTGGCTGTGATGCTCCCATTTTGGGCGAGCGGCTACGGGACGTTCCTCCTGCGACAGGCGTTCAGGCAGGTTCCCCGAGATTTCGAGGATGCCGCACTCATTGACGGCTGCAGCGCCTTGCGATTTCTGTTCAGCGTGCTTGTGCCGCTCGCAAAGCCTACTCTCATTGCCTTTGGCCTGATCAGTGTGGTTACTCACTGGAACGACTTCTTCTGGCCGCTTGTGGTGACCGACAGTCCCAGAATCAGGACTCTCACCATCGGCTTGGCCATGTTTGTACAGCAAGAAAGCGGGGCCGATTGGACGCTGCTCATGGCCGCAACGGTGTTCGTCACCGCTCCGTTGATGCTGCTGTTTCTTGTCTTTCAGCGCAGATTCGTTGAGAGCTTCATGTCTGCTGGGATTAAGGGCTGATAGGTGTGCCTGGGCAAAGGGGGACGTGCTCATTGTTGACGACCTTTCGCGGGTACATCCTGGACCTGGACGGTACGGTGTACCGCGGCGATAAGCTGATACCCGGAGCCGACAAAGTGGTGGCGACACTCCGGAAGATGGGCAAGAAAGTGGTCTTCCTTTCCAACAAGCCGACGGAGACGCGCGCGGACTACGCCACCAAGCTCATGCAACTTGGCGTCCCAGCGGACGAGGATGACGTGGTGAACTCGTCATTTGCCATGGCCCAGTACCTGGCTGCCCGTTCTCCGGGGTGCAGGGCTTATGTTATTGGGGAACCTCCGCTAGTTGATGAACTCCGAAGGGCTGGTGTGACCGTAGTTGACAACCCAACGGGGCCCGAAGCGCCGGTTGACTACGTCATAATTGCGTTCGACAGGACCTTCGACTACGCGAAACTCAACAACGCCCTCCAGGCTGTGAGGCTTGGGGCGAGGCTCCTGGCCACCAATGCCGACCGCACCTGCCCGGTCGAAGGAGGAGAGATTCCCGATGCCGCGGCCATGATTGGGGCGGTCGAAGGCGCTACTGGGGCCAAGGTGGAGCTGGTAATCGGCAAGCCCAATCCGATAATGCTCGAGTTGGCGTGCAAGCGGATGGGGGTGTGTCCCCATGAGTGTCTTATTGTAGGGGACAGACTGGAGACAGACATGCTTATGGGCAAGAGAGCAGGCATGATGACCGCTCTTGTATTGACCGGAGTGACAAGTGGAGATCAGGTGGAGGCACTGTCTTTCCGACCAGACTACGTACTGGACTCCATCGGCGACCTGCTCCGTTAGAGACGGAGTTCAAGACCTAAGGGCTATCTCTGCACGGCTTCGCCCACGTACGCCAGGAATCGGCCTTCGTCCCGGCGAATACTGGAGCTTGGCTGATTCTCTTTCGTTCGGAGGCGTAGATTCGTGCACATCACAAAACCTACCTTGGGCATGCACGACGCGCGCCATCGCAGGTGTGGAACCGGTTCATCCTCAAGGGTGAGGTGAACCTGGCCGTGCGCTCGAACTATGATCACGTCGAAGGCTCGACTTGGATCGGATGGGATGTCGGGGTCGGGCTGGTCATCACGCTCTGAGGGCAGTGATCTCCCCTGACCCTCATGCTCTGCGTGCGGTGATTCCTCAGAATCTCCACCTGACCCTGGACCTCGCGTGCCCAAAGGTATCCGGCGCCATAACCCACTGGAACTCGGCAAAGAGCCAGCGGAACTCACCTCCCGCCATCAGGTGGGGGTAGACTCTCTCATCCTTGAAGACGTATGTCCCGCCTGCTCCAGCATACGCCCGGGACAATATGAAGAAATCCCCCGGCAGCACGTAGAGCAGTGACGCGCTGGCATCTGCGCCTTCCGTGGGGTTGTCGATGTTGAAGGCCAGTGCAAAACGGTCTGAGATCGTAAGCCCCACGCCGAAGCTGACAGTCTGGGCAATCACGTAGCTCGCCTGAATCCATTGGGGGCGGGCGAAGTCCGATCTCTCCTCCGCCTGTGTGACGCCGCAGGCAGACATCAGCAGAGCGGACAACACGGCTATGGCTACGACAGGACTCTTCACACAACGGCCTCCCTTGAGCATACTGGTAGCAGAAACCATGGCCCGGCGAAATCCTCGCCCTGAAGCGGGGACAACACGGATTCCTCAGTTGGCCAACTGTGAGTGGAACTCTTGCCGGGGTCGGAAGGTCTCAAGGAAGGATCGGAGGTTGCATCTTGGAGCCGAAAGGAAACAGCAGTGGCCGGGGCGTCCGGGCACTCCTCTGGTGGGTTCTTGCAGTGGCTTACCTCGCTGTCATATTCATTGCCGCATGGCGACCGGAGTTTGGGGCTGAGGCCGCCAGGCAGATTGTCTCACGTCTGTTTCCGACGCTTGGGCCTGCAACCATTCATGGTATCGTGGTCGGGGTGCGTAAATCCCTGCATTTCCTCGGGTATGCCGCTTTCGCGATCATCCTGGCCAACGCCTTCCTCGGGACGATCCCGAAGCCGCGCTCTGCGAGGCCTGTCGTCACGGCATGTGTTATCGCGGGGCTCGCGGCAGTCTCCCTGGCAGTCTTCGATGAGGCACTTCAGGCAAGATTCCCTCATCGGTCCGGGAACCCCAGGGACATCGGCATCGATATCCTCGGGATCGCTGTGGGTGTTGCGCTGAGATTGCGGTCTGCCCTGTAGTGTTCATTCTGTCAGTACACCTGAGATCTAGGAGGTGCCTTCATGACGTTTCCCAGACACTGTGCCCGCCTCGCTGCAGTAGCCCTTGTTGTCGCCCTTGTGGCGATCCTCACTTCCGGTTGCTTCCCATTTGGCACTGAGGTGACACTCTTCTACGAGACGTTCACTAACCCGGACCCATCCTGGGATGATGGCTGGGATGGCACCGCGAGCTGGGGGGTTGTCGATGGTATATGGGACCCGTACTATCAAATGTCGGTGAGCAATGACCACCGCTCGGTTGTAGCGCCGATACCTGTGGGTCCACTCGACAGCTACACCGTGAGCGCAGATGTAGCGAGAATCGCGGGGTCAAATATTGCCTATGGGATCGCCTTCGCGATACAGGGCGAAACGTCTGCGTGGCAGAGCGCGCAGTTCTATCTCTTCGTCGTGAACCCGGGGAACCAGACGTGGGAGCTTCGCGAGTGGGACGAGGGCTGGACCCATCTGAAGAACGGGGGTTCGATCTACATAAACCCCGGCGGCGCCTCCAACAATCTCAAAGTGAGCCGGTCGCTTGCAGGGGGAATCAAGATCTATGCAAACGGCAAACAGCTTACGTCGATCACGGATTTCTCCTTCACGGGCAACCGGTATCTCGCCCTCTACATCGAGACTGTGAGCACCACTTCAGCCACTGTGAAGTTCGACAATGTGCTGGTGACCGGCACGAATCTCAAGGTGGCTAAGTTCTCTGCGGGCGCGCTGCCGCCTGCAGGGGCCGGGCCGGCGCCTGTGCCAGAGTCCAAGCTGGAGATCCTGCCTGAATAGGACGGCGTATCCGGATCGGGGTCAGAGGACTAGCCAACGAACAGGGGGCAGTGCTGCGTGCCAGGAGCCAATGTAGTGTTCTTTGTGTCTTCACTTCGTGATCAGTCCCGCATGGACGAACGAGCTTCCCAATACCTGGCGGGTTTCGGAGCCGTCCCCGGGTATGAGTTCGCCGTCATCGATCCTGAGAGCGATATCCACCCCGGTGACGTCACCGTTCTCGTGGTTCTGAGTGGAGGCACAGAGTCTTCCGCGCTCAAGTTCATAGCGCGGACTGAAGGACCGGTCTTGATGCTCGCGCACCCGGCCGACAACGCGCTTGCGGCGGCTCTCGAGATCCTAGCCTTCATAAGGGCTCAGGGCAGGTCCGGGCGAGTAGTCCAGGCGTCGCCCGGATGGCAGGATGAACTCTATACCCTTCTTCGCCTCGCCTCAGCGCACGCAACGATGCGCCGTGCCGCCATCGGCGTGATTGGGGCGAGGGATGTGGAGGTCATGTCTCCCAGGCGCCTTGCCTCGGAGGTCCGGCGGGTGTGGGGGCCGCGGCTCGAGTTCATGGATGTGGAAGACTTGGTGGATGCGGTGGATTCCGCTGATCCGGCGCGGGTTGAGGAGGCTGCTCGCGAGCTTTCCGTCGGGGCGTCAGCTGTTGTGGAGCCGACCCCCGACGTCATGCTTGGAGCGGCCCGGGTTTACGTGGGTTTACGGGACATAGTGGACGCACGCGGCCTCGCGGCTGTCGCGGTGAAGTGTTTCGACCTCCTGTCTCTCATCGAGAACACCGGGTGTTACGCACTTGCCCGACTGAATGAGGAGGGGGTCCCTGCAGCGTGCGAGGCGGATATCCTATCCGCTGTGGGGATGCTTCTTCTTCATGCCATCACGGGGCAGCCGAGTTTCATGGCGAATCCGTCGTCAATCGACCCGCGGACGGGGAAAGCCGTATTCGCCCATTGCACTATTGCCCGGACAATGACCGGATCTTACGTTATCCGGTCGCATTACGAATCGGGCATCGGCGTCGGCATCGAGGGGCGAGTCGCCCCGGGCGACTTGACCATCGCGCGAATCGGAGGCCGGGCGCTCGACGAGGTCATGGCGGCGCGGGCCCGGCTTGTGGAATGCGGATCTCGCGCGGACCTCTGCCGTACCCAGCTTACGTTGGAGTTCAACGACCCAGCCGATGCCGAGGGACTCCTTTTTGCCCCGCTTGGTAACCACCACCTGGTTGTCGCGGGGGATTGGGTGGAGATGATCGAGACATACGTGTCGCTCTATGCAAGACGACATAGGTAGAAGTTCAGCGGCATGAGGCACAAGGCGGCCGCTCCTGGCTCCCGACTATGGGCGCTGGAAGCGGCCGTTACTCTTGGGCGGATTCTCTCTCCGTTTCAGTCTCCTGCCTTCTCGCATCCCCTGGTTGGCCCCCCACGGCTATTCAAGTGTGACACTTTTTCCTGTGGGTGCAGGAATAACACCAGTCGCGCCGAATATGTGTAATTGCGCGGTTGAAGAACAAATGCACACTCTTGCTCGGCCGCTCAATTGAGGCTTTCAAGGGGAGCGATAGGAACATGAATATACTGGAGCTCAAGAAGACCCTGGCAAGCGGGGGAGTTGTTCTGGGAAGCGAAGTCCACGAGCTCGCGATGCCCGCGATTGCAGAGCTCTACGCGGCTGCGGGTTTCGACTTCATAATGGTCGACTGCGAGCACACTTCGATAGATCTCTCAGCGGCTGTGGAGATCTTCAGGGTTGCCCGAGGCAACCAGATTGCCCCGTTCATACGGGTGGCTGAAGTCGATTATGCACTCATCTGTCGTGCTCTGGACCAGGGAGCAAACGGCATCATAGTCCCCAGGGTAACCTGTAGGGAACAAGTGGCCGAAGCGGCCAGCATGGTCAGGTACCCGCCGACGGGGCGGAGGGGGATATACGCAGGAGGCTCACCGGCGAGCTACAGAGATATGGACCCCAACGAATATGTGCGGTGGGCTAACGATGCGATCATGCTCGCCATTATGCTTGAGAGTAAGGAAGCCATAGACGGCATCGACAACATCATTTCTGTCCCAGGTGTCGACCTGGTCCTGGTAGGCCCAGCAGACCTCTCCTTGAGCATCGGGCATCCGTTCGAATTCGAACATCCGCTTGAGGTCTCCCTGATGAGAAAGGTCGTCCAGAAGTGCAGGGATCGGAACATCCCATGTGGCTGCGCCTACTGGGACGTGGATCTTGCGAAATTCTGGGTGAACGAAGGCATGCAGTTTGTGTGGATCGGCAACGAAGTGAATATGATTGCCAGCTGCTCGAAAGACATCATCGCAAGATTCCGTGGGTGACGCCCGGACAGGCGTGCCGGCCCGGGCACTGCAAAGCTTGGATTATGTGCTTGGGGGCCTTAGTTACCTCTGCGGCACGCAGGCAACTGCCTCGATTTCGACAAGGACGTCTGCGCAGAAGTCCACTACCACGGTAGTTCGCGCAGGAGGGGCAGTCTTGAAGTAGCGAGCGTAGACAGAGTTGAACGTCGCAAAGTCCGTCCGGTTCTTGAGGAAGGCGTTGACCTTCACTACGTCGTCCAGGCTGCCGCCGCACTGCCGCAGCATGTCGGAGATGCGTTCGAGCACCAGTTCTACCTGGGCAGATAGCCCTTGCACCTCTACCCGGCCGGTGTCTCCGTCATAGGCAGTTTGTCCGGACACGAACAAGAGATCGCCTGCTCTGACGACCTGAGAGAAAGGTAACGCTCTGTAGCCTTCGATGCAGATTCCTTTGGATTTCACAGTCCCGTACCTCCTTCGCGCCCTGGCGATCGCTCTTATCGGCCTGATGGATAGGCGCGGCCATGCCGCCCTAGATTCCTCATGATCGGGATGGAATCCTCCTGCTCGGGCCCAGTGGCCCCGAAGATAGACTGCTCCGAGGCAACGGGAGGCGAGACACCTGAATTGACACACCGAGATAGAGTCATGTTGGCCCTTTCTCACGAGGATCCAGACCGGATTCCCGTGGACCTGGGCGCCACGCCTGTGACCGGCATTCATGAGCAGGCATATAGGGTGCTCCGAGAGTATATTGGGCTGCCGGCCATCGATCCAGTGATCGTCAACAGGATGCAACAGACAGTCCTTCCGGACGAGGACGTTCTCCAATTCCTGGGTGTGGACGTTCGGGGCATTTTCATGGGTCCTATCCGCGCCTCAATGTGTGAAGAGTACCCCGACGGATCCTATAGGGACATGTGGGGGGTGGTCCGGGCGAAGCCCCCTGGCA
It includes:
- a CDS encoding VanZ family protein; amino-acid sequence: MEPKGNSSGRGVRALLWWVLAVAYLAVIFIAAWRPEFGAEAARQIVSRLFPTLGPATIHGIVVGVRKSLHFLGYAAFAIILANAFLGTIPKPRSARPVVTACVIAGLAAVSLAVFDEALQARFPHRSGNPRDIGIDILGIAVGVALRLRSAL
- a CDS encoding carbohydrate ABC transporter permease → MKSSRGLISGFEKAFRLIGINNLHLHLMLLFVSCITMAPYLWALSTSLKRRIDVFTPVPMWIPRPVFFGNYPQVFSMAPFAIYLVNTIIVVAAILLAQVLTTTLAAYVFSRMKFRGSHILFALFLIQMLLPVHAIIVPNYLTMRSLKLLDTRLAVMLPFWASGYGTFLLRQAFRQVPRDFEDAALIDGCSALRFLFSVLVPLAKPTLIAFGLISVVTHWNDFFWPLVVTDSPRIRTLTIGLAMFVQQESGADWTLLMAATVFVTAPLMLLFLVFQRRFVESFMSAGIKG
- a CDS encoding aldolase/citrate lyase family protein — protein: MNILELKKTLASGGVVLGSEVHELAMPAIAELYAAAGFDFIMVDCEHTSIDLSAAVEIFRVARGNQIAPFIRVAEVDYALICRALDQGANGIIVPRVTCREQVAEAASMVRYPPTGRRGIYAGGSPASYRDMDPNEYVRWANDAIMLAIMLESKEAIDGIDNIISVPGVDLVLVGPADLSLSIGHPFEFEHPLEVSLMRKVVQKCRDRNIPCGCAYWDVDLAKFWVNEGMQFVWIGNEVNMIASCSKDIIARFRG
- a CDS encoding HAD-IIA family hydrolase, with amino-acid sequence MTTFRGYILDLDGTVYRGDKLIPGADKVVATLRKMGKKVVFLSNKPTETRADYATKLMQLGVPADEDDVVNSSFAMAQYLAARSPGCRAYVIGEPPLVDELRRAGVTVVDNPTGPEAPVDYVIIAFDRTFDYAKLNNALQAVRLGARLLATNADRTCPVEGGEIPDAAAMIGAVEGATGAKVELVIGKPNPIMLELACKRMGVCPHECLIVGDRLETDMLMGKRAGMMTALVLTGVTSGDQVEALSFRPDYVLDSIGDLLR
- a CDS encoding RidA family protein, which translates into the protein MKSKGICIEGYRALPFSQVVRAGDLLFVSGQTAYDGDTGRVEVQGLSAQVELVLERISDMLRQCGGSLDDVVKVNAFLKNRTDFATFNSVYARYFKTAPPARTTVVVDFCADVLVEIEAVACVPQR